In the Corvus cornix cornix isolate S_Up_H32 chromosome 18, ASM73873v5, whole genome shotgun sequence genome, one interval contains:
- the LLGL2 gene encoding LLGL scribble cell polarity complex component 2 isoform X5, protein MRRFLRPGHDPVRERLKRDLFQFNKTVEHGFPHQPSALGYSPFLRLMAIGTRSGAIKLYGAPGVEFMGLHEENNTVMQIHFIPDQCQLVTLLDDNSLHLWSLKQHGGASELLEEHRFTLKGPPGSPPSATQVTAVLPHSSREVLYLGTESGNIFVVELPSFRVLEDRTITPEAVLQRIPEDNCNRRSCELVEALREHPKNPDQILIGYSRGLIVLWDLQNNKATHHFLGSQQLENLYWQRDGSKFISCHYDGSYSQWPVSSDNRQPEPLENTVPYGPFPCKAISKIYWQTTKNGLPYIIFQGGMPRASYGDRHSISVIHGSQQTAFDFTSRVIDFFIIFSSDPAAEFDDPSALVVLAEEELVVIDLKSAGWPAVHPPYLASLHCSAITCSHHVSNIPLKLWERIISAGSKQNVHYSSMPWPIDGGTNIAPDPPQRDLLLTGHEDGTVRFWDASGVCLHLLYKLSTVRVFLTDADPNDNMNTLGEDEWPPLRKVGTFDPYSDDPRLGIQKIYLCKYSGYLAVAGTAGQVLVMELNDEDAEHVVDHAEADLLQDQEGYRWKGHEKLKTRDGPVRFEAGFQPFVLVQCQPPAVVTSLALHSEWKLVAFGTSHGFGLFDHQQKQLVFVKCTLHPSDQLALEGPLSRVKSLKKSLRQSFRRIRRSRVSSRKRRGGSGNASEVQEANAKFDQDALQEMELAPVQRKIEARSAEDSFTGFVRTLYFADTFLRDSSRHCPSLWAGTNGGTVYAFCLRVPPAERRMDEPVRAEQAKEIQLMHRAPVVGILVLDGRSTPLPEPLEVAHDLSKSPDMQGSHQLLVVSEEQFKVFTLPKVSSKLKLKLTALEGCRVRKVTVANFGSCKTDDYSENDLAVLTNLGDIQIISLPFLKLQIRYPCIRKEDVSGIASCVFTKYGQGFYLISPSEFERFSLSTKWLVEPRCIVDIPEVTSNNQVHNKSGTENAVRKSRGPGKSPGDCGEDGRKSGRLMEHALLNDEKVLKEIQSTLEGGRGSYAERNSARSPLGHGLSNGGD, encoded by the exons TGCCAGCTGGTGACGCTGCTGGATGATAACAGCTTGCACCTCTGGAGCCTGAAGCAGCACGGAGGAGCatctgagctgctggaggagcatcGCTTCACCCTCAAAGGGCCACCTGG CTCTCCACCAAGTGCCACCCAGGTAACAGCTGTGCTTCCCCATTCCTCACGGGAAGTGCTGTACCTCGGCACGGAGAGTGGCAACATCTTTGTGGTGGAGCTGCCCTCATTCCGAGTGCTGGAGGATAGGACCATCACCCCCGAGGCCGTGCTGCAGCG gatACCAGAAGATAACTGCAACAGACGATCCTGTGAACTGGTGGAAGCCCTTCGGGAGCATCCTAAGAACCCTGACCAGATCCTAATTGGATACAGCAGGGGCTTGATTGTCCTCTGGGACCTGCAGAATAACAAAGCAACACACCATTTCCTGGGCAGCCAG cagctggagaacCTCTACTGGCAGAGGGATGGCAGTAAATTCATTAGTTGTCACTATGATGGAAGTTACAGCCAGTGGCCAGTATCCAGTGACAACAGGCAGCCAGAGCCTCTGGAAAACACTGTGCCTTATG GTCCTTTTCCTTGCAAGGCCATCTCCAAGATCTACTGGCAGACAACAAAAAATGG gcTTCCTTACATAATATTCCAAGGAGGAATGCCCCGGGCTAGCTATGGGGACCGGCACAGCATCTCTGTTATCCACGGCAGCCAGCAAACAGCCTTTGACTTTACCTCACGAGTGATAGACTTCTTCATAATCTTCAGTTCAGATCCTGCTGCAG AATTCGATGACCCCTCTGCCCTGGTGGTGCTGGCAGAAGAAGAGCTCGTGGTGATAGACTTGAAAAGTGCAGGCTGGCCAGCAGTGCACCCTCCATACCTGGCttccctgcactgctcagccaTCACCTGCTCTCACCACGTCTCCAACATCCCACTGAAGCTCTGGGAGCGGATTATCAGCGCTGGGAGCAAGCAGAACGTTCACTACTCCAGTATG CCATGGCCGATTGACGGTGGCACCAACATCGCTCCGGATCCTCCACAGAGGGACTTGCTGCTAACAGG GCATGAGGATGGCACAGTGAGGTTTTGGGATGCCTCTGGTGTCTGCTTGCACCTCCTTTATAAGCTGAGCACAGTGAGAGTGTTCCTCACAGATGCTGATCCCAATGACAACATGAACACCCTGGGGGAGGATGAGTGGCCTCCACTCCGCAAG GTTGGTACCTTTGATCCTTACAGTGATGATCCAAGACTTGGGATCCAGAAGATCTACCTGTGTAAATACAGTGGATACTTGGCTGTTGCTGGTACAGCAGGACAG GTGTTGGTGATGGAACTGAACGACGAGGATGCAGAACACGTGGTGGACCATGCTGAAGCAGATCTCCTGCAGGACCAAGAGGGCTATCGATGGAAAGGTCACGAGAAGCTAAAAACTCGAGATGGCCCTGTTCGATTTGAAGCTGGTTTTCAGCCATTTGTCCTTGTCCAGTGTCAACCACCAGCTGTGGTCACCTCTTTGGCCCTGCACTCAGAGTGGAAGCTTGTGGCCTTTGGTACCAGTCATGGGTTTGGGCTTTTTgaccatcagcagaagcaacTGGTCTTTGTCAA GTGCACACTGCATCCCAGTGACCAGTTGGCCTTAGAAGGTCCCCTGTCTCGGGTGAAATCCTTGAAGAAGTCCCTCCGTCAGTCATTCCGGCGGATCAGAAGAAGCCGCGTGTCCAGTAGGAAGCGGCGAGGAGGTAGTGGGAATGCCTCAGAG GTGCAAGAAGCAAATGCCAAGTTTGACCAGGACGCATTGCAGGAGATGGAACTTGCTCCAGTCCAGCGCAAGATCGAAGCCCGCTCAGCAGAAGACTCTTTCACTGGCTTTGTGCGAACCTTGTATTTTGCTGATACCTTTCTGAGAGACA GCTCCCGGCACTGCCCGTCCCTGTGGGCTGGCACCAATGGAGGGACAGTCTACGCCTTCTGTTTACGTGTTCctccagcagagaggaggatGGATGAGCctgtgagggcagagcagg CCAAAGAGATTCAGCTGATGCACAGGGCTCCTGTTGTGGGGATACTTGTGTTGGATGGACGCAGCACTCCCCTCCCGGAACCTCTAGAAGTAGCACATGACCTTTCCAAGAGTCCTGATATGCAAGGCAGCCACCAGCTGCTGGTGGTATCTGAAGAGCAATTTAAG GTCTTCACGTTGCCCAAGGTCAGCTCCAAGCTGAAGCTGAAGCTGACAGCCCTGGAGGGCTGCAGGGTACGGAAGGTGACAGTTGCCAACTTCGGCAGCTGCAAGACCGACGATTACAGCGAGAACGACCTGGCAGTGCTGACCAACCTGGGAGACATCCAGATCatctccctgcccttcctcaAGTTACAGATCCGCTACCCCTGCATCCGCAAGGAGGATGTGAGTGGCATTGCATCCTGTGTCTTCACCAAATATGGCCAAG GTTTCTATCTGATCTCGCCATCGGAGTTTGAGAGGTTTTCCCTTTCCACCAAATGGTTGGTGGAGCCCCGGTGCATCGTGGACATCCCAGAAGTGACAAGCAACAATCAAGTGCACAACAAGTCTGGCACAGAGAATGCTGTAAGGAAATCCAG gGGACCAGGAAAGAGTCCAGGTGACTGTGGAGAAGATg GAAGGAAGTCTGGGAGGCTGATGGAACATGCCTTACTCAATGACGAAA AAGTGCTGAAGGAGATCCAGAGTACtctggagggaggcagagg GAGTTATGCAGAAAGAAATTCGGCAAGAAGTCCGTTAGGACACGGACTAAGTAATGGAGGAG ATTGA
- the LLGL2 gene encoding LLGL scribble cell polarity complex component 2 isoform X4, protein MRRFLRPGHDPVRERLKRDLFQFNKTVEHGFPHQPSALGYSPFLRLMAIGTRSGAIKLYGAPGVEFMGLHEENNTVMQIHFIPDQCQLVTLLDDNSLHLWSLKQHGGASELLEEHRFTLKGPPGSPPSATQVTAVLPHSSREVLYLGTESGNIFVVELPSFRVLEDRTITPEAVLQRIPEDNCNRRSCELVEALREHPKNPDQILIGYSRGLIVLWDLQNNKATHHFLGSQQLENLYWQRDGSKFISCHYDGSYSQWPVSSDNRQPEPLENTVPYGPFPCKAISKIYWQTTKNGLPYIIFQGGMPRASYGDRHSISVIHGSQQTAFDFTSRVIDFFIIFSSDPAAEFDDPSALVVLAEEELVVIDLKSAGWPAVHPPYLASLHCSAITCSHHVSNIPLKLWERIISAGSKQNVHYSSMPWPIDGGTNIAPDPPQRDLLLTGHEDGTVRFWDASGVCLHLLYKLSTVRVFLTDADPNDNMNTLGEDEWPPLRKVGTFDPYSDDPRLGIQKIYLCKYSGYLAVAGTAGQVLVMELNDEDAEHVVDHAEADLLQDQEGYRWKGHEKLKTRDGPVRFEAGFQPFVLVQCQPPAVVTSLALHSEWKLVAFGTSHGFGLFDHQQKQLVFVKCTLHPSDQLALEGPLSRVKSLKKSLRQSFRRIRRSRVSSRKRRGGSGNASEVQEANAKFDQDALQEMELAPVQRKIEARSAEDSFTGFVRTLYFADTFLRDSSRHCPSLWAGTNGGTVYAFCLRVPPAERRMDEPVRAEQAKEIQLMHRAPVVGILVLDGRSTPLPEPLEVAHDLSKSPDMQGSHQLLVVSEEQFKVFTLPKVSSKLKLKLTALEGCRVRKVTVANFGSCKTDDYSENDLAVLTNLGDIQIISLPFLKLQIRYPCIRKEDVSGIASCVFTKYGQGFYLISPSEFERFSLSTKWLVEPRCIVDIPEVTSNNQVHNKSGTENAVRKSRGPGKSPGDCGEDGRKSGRLMEHALLNDEKVLKEIQSTLEGGRGSYAERNSARSPLGHGLSNGGAD, encoded by the exons TGCCAGCTGGTGACGCTGCTGGATGATAACAGCTTGCACCTCTGGAGCCTGAAGCAGCACGGAGGAGCatctgagctgctggaggagcatcGCTTCACCCTCAAAGGGCCACCTGG CTCTCCACCAAGTGCCACCCAGGTAACAGCTGTGCTTCCCCATTCCTCACGGGAAGTGCTGTACCTCGGCACGGAGAGTGGCAACATCTTTGTGGTGGAGCTGCCCTCATTCCGAGTGCTGGAGGATAGGACCATCACCCCCGAGGCCGTGCTGCAGCG gatACCAGAAGATAACTGCAACAGACGATCCTGTGAACTGGTGGAAGCCCTTCGGGAGCATCCTAAGAACCCTGACCAGATCCTAATTGGATACAGCAGGGGCTTGATTGTCCTCTGGGACCTGCAGAATAACAAAGCAACACACCATTTCCTGGGCAGCCAG cagctggagaacCTCTACTGGCAGAGGGATGGCAGTAAATTCATTAGTTGTCACTATGATGGAAGTTACAGCCAGTGGCCAGTATCCAGTGACAACAGGCAGCCAGAGCCTCTGGAAAACACTGTGCCTTATG GTCCTTTTCCTTGCAAGGCCATCTCCAAGATCTACTGGCAGACAACAAAAAATGG gcTTCCTTACATAATATTCCAAGGAGGAATGCCCCGGGCTAGCTATGGGGACCGGCACAGCATCTCTGTTATCCACGGCAGCCAGCAAACAGCCTTTGACTTTACCTCACGAGTGATAGACTTCTTCATAATCTTCAGTTCAGATCCTGCTGCAG AATTCGATGACCCCTCTGCCCTGGTGGTGCTGGCAGAAGAAGAGCTCGTGGTGATAGACTTGAAAAGTGCAGGCTGGCCAGCAGTGCACCCTCCATACCTGGCttccctgcactgctcagccaTCACCTGCTCTCACCACGTCTCCAACATCCCACTGAAGCTCTGGGAGCGGATTATCAGCGCTGGGAGCAAGCAGAACGTTCACTACTCCAGTATG CCATGGCCGATTGACGGTGGCACCAACATCGCTCCGGATCCTCCACAGAGGGACTTGCTGCTAACAGG GCATGAGGATGGCACAGTGAGGTTTTGGGATGCCTCTGGTGTCTGCTTGCACCTCCTTTATAAGCTGAGCACAGTGAGAGTGTTCCTCACAGATGCTGATCCCAATGACAACATGAACACCCTGGGGGAGGATGAGTGGCCTCCACTCCGCAAG GTTGGTACCTTTGATCCTTACAGTGATGATCCAAGACTTGGGATCCAGAAGATCTACCTGTGTAAATACAGTGGATACTTGGCTGTTGCTGGTACAGCAGGACAG GTGTTGGTGATGGAACTGAACGACGAGGATGCAGAACACGTGGTGGACCATGCTGAAGCAGATCTCCTGCAGGACCAAGAGGGCTATCGATGGAAAGGTCACGAGAAGCTAAAAACTCGAGATGGCCCTGTTCGATTTGAAGCTGGTTTTCAGCCATTTGTCCTTGTCCAGTGTCAACCACCAGCTGTGGTCACCTCTTTGGCCCTGCACTCAGAGTGGAAGCTTGTGGCCTTTGGTACCAGTCATGGGTTTGGGCTTTTTgaccatcagcagaagcaacTGGTCTTTGTCAA GTGCACACTGCATCCCAGTGACCAGTTGGCCTTAGAAGGTCCCCTGTCTCGGGTGAAATCCTTGAAGAAGTCCCTCCGTCAGTCATTCCGGCGGATCAGAAGAAGCCGCGTGTCCAGTAGGAAGCGGCGAGGAGGTAGTGGGAATGCCTCAGAG GTGCAAGAAGCAAATGCCAAGTTTGACCAGGACGCATTGCAGGAGATGGAACTTGCTCCAGTCCAGCGCAAGATCGAAGCCCGCTCAGCAGAAGACTCTTTCACTGGCTTTGTGCGAACCTTGTATTTTGCTGATACCTTTCTGAGAGACA GCTCCCGGCACTGCCCGTCCCTGTGGGCTGGCACCAATGGAGGGACAGTCTACGCCTTCTGTTTACGTGTTCctccagcagagaggaggatGGATGAGCctgtgagggcagagcagg CCAAAGAGATTCAGCTGATGCACAGGGCTCCTGTTGTGGGGATACTTGTGTTGGATGGACGCAGCACTCCCCTCCCGGAACCTCTAGAAGTAGCACATGACCTTTCCAAGAGTCCTGATATGCAAGGCAGCCACCAGCTGCTGGTGGTATCTGAAGAGCAATTTAAG GTCTTCACGTTGCCCAAGGTCAGCTCCAAGCTGAAGCTGAAGCTGACAGCCCTGGAGGGCTGCAGGGTACGGAAGGTGACAGTTGCCAACTTCGGCAGCTGCAAGACCGACGATTACAGCGAGAACGACCTGGCAGTGCTGACCAACCTGGGAGACATCCAGATCatctccctgcccttcctcaAGTTACAGATCCGCTACCCCTGCATCCGCAAGGAGGATGTGAGTGGCATTGCATCCTGTGTCTTCACCAAATATGGCCAAG GTTTCTATCTGATCTCGCCATCGGAGTTTGAGAGGTTTTCCCTTTCCACCAAATGGTTGGTGGAGCCCCGGTGCATCGTGGACATCCCAGAAGTGACAAGCAACAATCAAGTGCACAACAAGTCTGGCACAGAGAATGCTGTAAGGAAATCCAG gGGACCAGGAAAGAGTCCAGGTGACTGTGGAGAAGATg GAAGGAAGTCTGGGAGGCTGATGGAACATGCCTTACTCAATGACGAAA AAGTGCTGAAGGAGATCCAGAGTACtctggagggaggcagagg GAGTTATGCAGAAAGAAATTCGGCAAGAAGTCCGTTAGGACACGGACTAAGTAATGGAGGAG CAGATTGA
- the LLGL2 gene encoding LLGL scribble cell polarity complex component 2 isoform X2, with amino-acid sequence MRRFLRPGHDPVRERLKRDLFQFNKTVEHGFPHQPSALGYSPFLRLMAIGTRSGAIKLYGAPGVEFMGLHEENNTVMQIHFIPDQCQLVTLLDDNSLHLWSLKQHGGASELLEEHRFTLKGPPGSPPSATQVTAVLPHSSREVLYLGTESGNIFVVELPSFRVLEDRTITPEAVLQRIPEDNCNRRSCELVEALREHPKNPDQILIGYSRGLIVLWDLQNNKATHHFLGSQQLENLYWQRDGSKFISCHYDGSYSQWPVSSDNRQPEPLENTVPYGPFPCKAISKIYWQTTKNGLPYIIFQGGMPRASYGDRHSISVIHGSQQTAFDFTSRVIDFFIIFSSDPAAEFDDPSALVVLAEEELVVIDLKSAGWPAVHPPYLASLHCSAITCSHHVSNIPLKLWERIISAGSKQNVHYSSMPWPIDGGTNIAPDPPQRDLLLTGHEDGTVRFWDASGVCLHLLYKLSTVRVFLTDADPNDNMNTLGEDEWPPLRKVGTFDPYSDDPRLGIQKIYLCKYSGYLAVAGTAGQVLVMELNDEDAEHVVDHAEADLLQDQEGYRWKGHEKLKTRDGPVRFEAGFQPFVLVQCQPPAVVTSLALHSEWKLVAFGTSHGFGLFDHQQKQLVFVKCTLHPSDQLALEGPLSRVKSLKKSLRQSFRRIRRSRVSSRKRRGGSGNASEVQEANAKFDQDALQEMELAPVQRKIEARSAEDSFTGFVRTLYFADTFLRDSSRHCPSLWAGTNGGTVYAFCLRVPPAERRMDEPVRAEQAKEIQLMHRAPVVGILVLDGRSTPLPEPLEVAHDLSKSPDMQGSHQLLVVSEEQFKVFTLPKVSSKLKLKLTALEGCRVRKVTVANFGSCKTDDYSENDLAVLTNLGDIQIISLPFLKLQIRYPCIRKEDVSGIASCVFTKYGQGFYLISPSEFERFSLSTKWLVEPRCIVDIPEVTSNNQVHNKSGTENAVRKSRGPGKSPGDCGEDGRKSGRLMEHALLNDEKVLKEIQSTLEGGRGRDHIPTSPRNRTLSIRIQELCRKKFGKKSVRTRTK; translated from the exons TGCCAGCTGGTGACGCTGCTGGATGATAACAGCTTGCACCTCTGGAGCCTGAAGCAGCACGGAGGAGCatctgagctgctggaggagcatcGCTTCACCCTCAAAGGGCCACCTGG CTCTCCACCAAGTGCCACCCAGGTAACAGCTGTGCTTCCCCATTCCTCACGGGAAGTGCTGTACCTCGGCACGGAGAGTGGCAACATCTTTGTGGTGGAGCTGCCCTCATTCCGAGTGCTGGAGGATAGGACCATCACCCCCGAGGCCGTGCTGCAGCG gatACCAGAAGATAACTGCAACAGACGATCCTGTGAACTGGTGGAAGCCCTTCGGGAGCATCCTAAGAACCCTGACCAGATCCTAATTGGATACAGCAGGGGCTTGATTGTCCTCTGGGACCTGCAGAATAACAAAGCAACACACCATTTCCTGGGCAGCCAG cagctggagaacCTCTACTGGCAGAGGGATGGCAGTAAATTCATTAGTTGTCACTATGATGGAAGTTACAGCCAGTGGCCAGTATCCAGTGACAACAGGCAGCCAGAGCCTCTGGAAAACACTGTGCCTTATG GTCCTTTTCCTTGCAAGGCCATCTCCAAGATCTACTGGCAGACAACAAAAAATGG gcTTCCTTACATAATATTCCAAGGAGGAATGCCCCGGGCTAGCTATGGGGACCGGCACAGCATCTCTGTTATCCACGGCAGCCAGCAAACAGCCTTTGACTTTACCTCACGAGTGATAGACTTCTTCATAATCTTCAGTTCAGATCCTGCTGCAG AATTCGATGACCCCTCTGCCCTGGTGGTGCTGGCAGAAGAAGAGCTCGTGGTGATAGACTTGAAAAGTGCAGGCTGGCCAGCAGTGCACCCTCCATACCTGGCttccctgcactgctcagccaTCACCTGCTCTCACCACGTCTCCAACATCCCACTGAAGCTCTGGGAGCGGATTATCAGCGCTGGGAGCAAGCAGAACGTTCACTACTCCAGTATG CCATGGCCGATTGACGGTGGCACCAACATCGCTCCGGATCCTCCACAGAGGGACTTGCTGCTAACAGG GCATGAGGATGGCACAGTGAGGTTTTGGGATGCCTCTGGTGTCTGCTTGCACCTCCTTTATAAGCTGAGCACAGTGAGAGTGTTCCTCACAGATGCTGATCCCAATGACAACATGAACACCCTGGGGGAGGATGAGTGGCCTCCACTCCGCAAG GTTGGTACCTTTGATCCTTACAGTGATGATCCAAGACTTGGGATCCAGAAGATCTACCTGTGTAAATACAGTGGATACTTGGCTGTTGCTGGTACAGCAGGACAG GTGTTGGTGATGGAACTGAACGACGAGGATGCAGAACACGTGGTGGACCATGCTGAAGCAGATCTCCTGCAGGACCAAGAGGGCTATCGATGGAAAGGTCACGAGAAGCTAAAAACTCGAGATGGCCCTGTTCGATTTGAAGCTGGTTTTCAGCCATTTGTCCTTGTCCAGTGTCAACCACCAGCTGTGGTCACCTCTTTGGCCCTGCACTCAGAGTGGAAGCTTGTGGCCTTTGGTACCAGTCATGGGTTTGGGCTTTTTgaccatcagcagaagcaacTGGTCTTTGTCAA GTGCACACTGCATCCCAGTGACCAGTTGGCCTTAGAAGGTCCCCTGTCTCGGGTGAAATCCTTGAAGAAGTCCCTCCGTCAGTCATTCCGGCGGATCAGAAGAAGCCGCGTGTCCAGTAGGAAGCGGCGAGGAGGTAGTGGGAATGCCTCAGAG GTGCAAGAAGCAAATGCCAAGTTTGACCAGGACGCATTGCAGGAGATGGAACTTGCTCCAGTCCAGCGCAAGATCGAAGCCCGCTCAGCAGAAGACTCTTTCACTGGCTTTGTGCGAACCTTGTATTTTGCTGATACCTTTCTGAGAGACA GCTCCCGGCACTGCCCGTCCCTGTGGGCTGGCACCAATGGAGGGACAGTCTACGCCTTCTGTTTACGTGTTCctccagcagagaggaggatGGATGAGCctgtgagggcagagcagg CCAAAGAGATTCAGCTGATGCACAGGGCTCCTGTTGTGGGGATACTTGTGTTGGATGGACGCAGCACTCCCCTCCCGGAACCTCTAGAAGTAGCACATGACCTTTCCAAGAGTCCTGATATGCAAGGCAGCCACCAGCTGCTGGTGGTATCTGAAGAGCAATTTAAG GTCTTCACGTTGCCCAAGGTCAGCTCCAAGCTGAAGCTGAAGCTGACAGCCCTGGAGGGCTGCAGGGTACGGAAGGTGACAGTTGCCAACTTCGGCAGCTGCAAGACCGACGATTACAGCGAGAACGACCTGGCAGTGCTGACCAACCTGGGAGACATCCAGATCatctccctgcccttcctcaAGTTACAGATCCGCTACCCCTGCATCCGCAAGGAGGATGTGAGTGGCATTGCATCCTGTGTCTTCACCAAATATGGCCAAG GTTTCTATCTGATCTCGCCATCGGAGTTTGAGAGGTTTTCCCTTTCCACCAAATGGTTGGTGGAGCCCCGGTGCATCGTGGACATCCCAGAAGTGACAAGCAACAATCAAGTGCACAACAAGTCTGGCACAGAGAATGCTGTAAGGAAATCCAG gGGACCAGGAAAGAGTCCAGGTGACTGTGGAGAAGATg GAAGGAAGTCTGGGAGGCTGATGGAACATGCCTTACTCAATGACGAAA AAGTGCTGAAGGAGATCCAGAGTACtctggagggaggcagagg GAGAGATCACATTCCCACATCCCCAAGGAACAGGACTCTGAGTATTCGCATACAG GAGTTATGCAGAAAGAAATTCGGCAAGAAGTCCGTTAGGACACGGACTAAGTAA